The following are encoded in a window of Fulvia fulva chromosome 7, complete sequence genomic DNA:
- a CDS encoding Low affinity vacuolar monovalent cation/H(+) antiporter has protein sequence MADDNTDRPAAGSGRENTPRIPAVDTIDYAQHSTTNTAPSTRRTSTSSFGMSNPSRPGESQQQSYSSMQASQGSLQSDGTERRNRPRLNYGTVQGSSTTSGGGRSHTQTQAQTLGQQTPKRPGTVRKPSQIPFRGEIFSVDDDASEIEEEALRQRRESTAATRDREREREQRERQLRRRESTLRRRPTAQPPALSRVESDDREQATQSTGTDAAPTPASVIRRELSGDQEPSSEETLQGGEEEEEEAETPDADEDDADLSDAESFTLKDRQEAINETHPFGIRIWKPALYKKSRSVQRNAEGDIHSAPGGNVSRWLWIFNGLWTLTCGWWLSLITAIGGVVCMTFALVQPEGSGCQEYGRVMINLAHYLFYPFGMYVKLERDEAYLHEDEGEGRDIAEYEQWQAGDIEEGRLIFGPTDINRSIIGRRREEEPDLDNNETDSLLGRQRREGSIARRARSRTKKRLFGRGKWNLGRVIFFLSFYFLITPFLFIVSGICWFFVFTIPMGKVTLLLFYHLRRHPLAMSFHTDSHYQRVPSQPRGSSDSVILLCTYRAVGTKYWKYTIDGTNIFLINLLGIVFFAILDYFVLYKALGIRVWITQPGFVFVVALASIIPLAYFIGQAVASISAQSSMGVGATINAFFSTIVEVFLYCVALDEGKSQLVEGSIIGSIFAGILFLPGLSMCFGAIKRKTQRFNVKSAGVTSTMLLFAVISAFGPTLFHQFYGTHILNCRQCASYGHHQNERDCRRCYFAQVPDINDKFWTEAVQPYIYICSVCLFLSYVVGLLFTLRTHAAIIWNNEPEHEKKEWKGDHAALSANHTHAPFTVVGAEGNTHSGATKSAQGTLAREDIRSSQMYKRILNTSLKQAGVVQHSGTDKVKKDTTDANAEGVAPHIVPPKSAGNDTISSSNVRIHGLSAEDNRALVQQVAEMAATAATVAARDATKAPRRASVMATTAGSPTASRHQSYRDPSKGHKDAKAQLHHDRDLPPDPATGKPAAAPEEPAGGHGGHDAPNWSRTKSAIILMVATVAYAIIAEILVDTVDVVLSSVPGIPEKFLGITLFSLVPNTTEFLNAISFAMNGNVALSMEIGSSYALQVILLQVPCLVLFSAIYSNFIPRGEILSHSFSLIFPQWDMVCVILSVFLMGWVVGEGKSNYFKGSILIFTYVVVVLGFWFTGKVDLDSMGVDRFDTLALGIHPESFRTIGKSTSGAAF, from the exons ATGGCCGACGACAACACCGACCGACCAGCTGCAGGCAGTGGTCGAGAAAACACTCCTCGCATCCCCGCCGTCGACACCATCGACTACGCCCAGCATTCCACAACCAACACCGCCCCCTCCACGAGGCGAACCTCAACGTCGTCGTTCGGCATGAGCAACCCAAGCCGGCCGGGCGAGTCGCAGCAACAGAGCTACAGCAGCATGCAAGCCAGCCAAGGCAGCTTGCAGTCTGATGGCACCGAGCGACGGAACAGACCAAGACTGAATTACG GCACAGTGCAGGGTTCCTCCACAACGTCTGGTGGAGGCCGCTCCCATACCCAAACACAGGCCCAGACACTTGGACAGCAGACGCCCAAGCGACCGGGCACTGTACGGAAACCATCCCAGATACCCTTCCGTGGCGAGATCTTCTCCGTCGACGATGATGCGAGCGAAATTGAAGAGGAAGCCCTTCGGCAACGACGAGAGTCGACTGCAGCCACACGAGACAGAGAGCGTGAGCGGGAACAACGCGAGCGCCAGCTAAGACGGCGAGAGAGCACATTACGAAGACGACCTACAGCACAGCCGCCGGCCTTGTCGAGAGTGGAAAGCGACGATCGCGAGCAAGCAACACAGTCAACAGGGACAGATGCTGCACCTACACCTGCATCTGTGATCAGACGAGAGTTGTCTGGAGACCAAGAACCGAGCTCGGAAGAGACGCTGCAAGGTGgagaggaagaggaggaagaaGCAGAAACGCCCGATGCAGACGAAGACGATGCTGACCTGAGTGACGCGGAAAGCTTCACACTCAAGGATAGGCAAGAAGCGATCAACGAAACACATCCGTTTGGTATCAGAATATGGAAGCCAGCGCTGTACAAGAAAAGCCGCTCTGTGCAACGGAATGCTGAGGGAGACATACATAGTGCTCCTGGTGGCAACGTCAGTCGGTGGCTGTGGATCTTCAATGGCTTGTGGACGCTCACCTGCGGCTGGTGGCTGTCACTCATCACTGCTATTGGCGGTGTTGTGTGTATGACCTTCGCTCTGGTTCAACCCGAGGGCTCTGGCTGCCAGGAGTATGGTCGTGTGATGATCAACCTGGCACACTACCTCTTCTACCCATTCGGCATGTACGTCAAGCTGGAGCGGGACGAAGCATACCTCCACGAAGACGAAGGTGAAGGCAGAGACATTGCAGAGTACGAGCAATGGCAAGCTGGAGACATCGAAGAAGGCCGCCTTATCTTCGGACCGACCGACATCAACCGTTCGATCATCGGCCGCCGGCGAGAGGAAGAGCCAGACCTCGACAACAACGAGACCGACAGCCTTCTTGGTCGTCAACGAAGAGAAGGCTCCATCGCACGTCGTGCCCGCAGCAGGACGAAGAAGCGTCTGTTCGGTCGTGGCAAGTGGAACCTCGGCCGTGTGATCTTCTTCCTGTCCTTTTACTTCCTCATCACGCCTTTTCTGTTCATCGTCAGTGGCATCTGCTGGTTCTTCGTCTTCACGATACCCATGGGCAAAGTGACGCTGCTTCTGTTCTACCACTTACGACGCCATCCGCTTGCCATGAGTTTCCACACTGACAGCCACTACCAACGTGTCCCATCACAGCCCCGGGGCAGCAGCGACAGTGTCATCTTGCTATGCACATACCGAGCGGTAGGGACCAAGTACTGGAAGTACACCATCGATGGTACCAACATCTTCCTCATCAATCTGCTAGGCATTGTGTTCTTCGCCATCCTCGACTACTTTGTGCTGTACAAAGCCCTCGGCATCAGAGTGTGGATCACACAGCCCGGCTTCGTCTTCGTGGTCGCTCTGGCTTCGATCATTCCACTTGCATACTTCATCGGTCAAGCTGTTGCATCAATCTCAGCGCAGTCTTCAATGGGTGTCGGAGCGACCATCAATGCATTCTTCAGCACGATCGTCGAGGTCTTCCTGTACTGCGTGGCACTGGACGAGGGCAAGTCTCAACTTGTTGAGGGAAGCATCATTGGCTCAATATTTGCTGGAATACTGTTCTTGCCTGGACTGTCCATGTGCTTTGGCGCCATCAAGCGAAAGACGCAGCGCTTTAACGTCAAGTCTGCAGGCGTCACTTCGACGATGTTGCTGTTCGCTGTCATTAGCGCTTTCGGCCCTACCCTTTTCCACCAATTCTACGGCACGCACATCCTGAACTGTCGTCAATGCGCCAGCTACGGACATCATCAGAATGAGCGCGACTGTCGAAGATGCTACTTTGCTCAAGTGCCTGACATCAACGACAAGTTCTGGACCGAGGCGGTGCAGCCGTACATCTACATTTGCTCGGTATGCCTGTTTTTATCGTACGTGGTCGGCCTGCTATTCACACTGCGCACACATGCTGCGATCATCTGGAACAACGAGCCAGAGCACGAGAAGAAGGAGTGGAAGGGTGATCATGCCGCGCTTTCTGCTAATCATACGCACGCACCTTTCACTGTTGTCGGCGCCGAAGGTAATACCCACAGCGGTGCCACCAAGTCTGCACAGGGCACGCTGGCACGCGAGGACATAAGATCGAGTCAAATGTACAAGCGTATCCTGAACACCAGCTTGAAGCAAGCTGGCGTCGTGCAGCACTCCGGAACAGACAAGGTCAAGAAGGACACCACTGACGCAAACGCCGAGGGAGTCGCGCCACACATCGTCCCGCCAAAGAGTGCCGGCAACGATACGATTTCTTCCAGCAACGTCAGGATCCATGGCCTGAGTGCTGAGGACAACCGCGCTCTGGTACAGCAGGTAGCCGAGATGGCAGCTACCGCCGCCACGGTTGCAGCAAGAGATGCGACAAAGGCTCCGCGCCGCGCCAGTGTCATGGCTACAACCGCTGGAAGTCCTACTGCATCTCGTCACCAGTCATACAGGGATCCATCGAAAGGTCACAAAGATGCGAAGGCTCAGCTGCATCACGATCGCGACTTACCTCCGGATCCAGCTACTGGGAAGCCTGCTGCTGCACCGGAAGAGCCAGCTGGTGGTCATGGAGGTCACGATGCTCCGAATTGGTCCAGGACGAAGTCTGCTATCATCCTCATGGTCGCGACGGTTGCCTACGCCATCATCGCTGAGATTCTTGTCGACACTGTCGACGTCGTGCTATCATCCGTACCCGGCATCCCAGAGAAGTTCCTCGGCATCACACTCTTCTCCCTCGTGCCCAACACGACCGAATTCTTGAACGCCATCAGCTTCGCCATGAACGGCAATGTCGCTCTATCCATGGAGATCGGATCGAGTTACGCCCTGCAAGTGATCCTACTCCAGGTCCCCTGCTTGGTGCTCTTCAGCGCCATATACTCCAACTTCATTCCCCGCGGCGAGATTCTCAGCCACTCTTTCTCGCTGATCTTTCCGCAGTGGGATATGGTCTGCGTGATCTTGAGTGTGTTCCTGATGGGCTGGGTCGTGGGTGAGGGCAAGTCGAATTACTTCAAGGGGAGTATTTTGATTTTCACGTATGTGGTTGTCGTGCTTGGGTTTTGGTTTACGGGGAAGGTGGATTTGGAT AGCATGGGGGTAGACCGCTTCGATACCCTCGCCCTGGGCATCCACCCTGAGTCTTTCAGAACCATCGGAAAGAGCACGAGTGGTGCGGCGTTCTAG